In Chryseobacterium camelliae, one DNA window encodes the following:
- a CDS encoding response regulator transcription factor, whose protein sequence is MNPPIKIALIDDEQLILEGVKMLLSTEQNISVCLTSNSGPDFIERLAGLEAGDFPDIALVDVQMKPMNGFELVALLKENYPDLKIIILSSHYKTSILGYMVKLGVSAFLPKNSDRKTFIEAITMVHKNGVFFTPGDHQMLLSYMNSTTKKKSLFEMDDELSEREKDVVKLICQEFTNHEIADKLFISPRTVESHRQRIVEKIGAKNTVGIVIYAIINNIHPLERI, encoded by the coding sequence ATGAATCCTCCTATCAAGATAGCCCTGATTGATGACGAACAACTGATCCTTGAAGGCGTAAAAATGTTGCTGTCTACGGAACAAAATATCTCAGTATGCCTTACCTCCAACAGCGGACCCGATTTTATCGAGCGCCTTGCAGGCCTGGAAGCCGGCGACTTTCCGGATATAGCCCTGGTGGATGTCCAGATGAAGCCGATGAACGGGTTTGAGCTGGTAGCCCTCCTCAAAGAAAACTATCCTGACCTGAAGATTATTATTCTTTCTTCACATTACAAAACCTCAATCCTGGGGTATATGGTTAAATTGGGCGTATCTGCATTCCTGCCTAAGAATTCAGACCGGAAAACCTTTATAGAAGCCATCACCATGGTGCATAAAAACGGAGTGTTTTTTACACCAGGAGACCATCAGATGCTGCTTTCCTACATGAACAGCACGACCAAAAAGAAAAGCCTTTTTGAAATGGATGACGAACTCTCCGAACGTGAAAAAGATGTAGTTAAGCTGATCTGCCAGGAATTTACCAACCATGAAATTGCTGACAAGCTTTTCATCAGTCCCCGGACTGTAGAAAGCCACCGCCAAAGGATTGTTGAAAAAATAGGTGCTAAAAATACGGTAGGTATTGTTATCTATGCCATCATCAACAACATTCACCCGCTAGAAAGAATATAA
- a CDS encoding sensor histidine kinase — protein MLAYRAFINRIIEEKNTQYEAEVQHQKNLVLENIRAQEEERKRIAVMIHDDIGNRLNILSLWLNNLDTKGDELIRKNIAAQMSSLIDAARTISHSLYPVNLDSVGLVLYIEELIANLSNRINISLNVGPKYKKKNIFIEVQLYRIIQEFTTNVLKHSEATRVWIYIKDNPGNLSVVISDNGQSFEYEAVKKGMGIKNIESRIKSMNALHKWKNIMNKGSRLIIKIPYANESSYQDSPD, from the coding sequence TTGCTGGCCTACCGTGCTTTCATCAACAGGATTATCGAAGAAAAGAATACCCAGTATGAGGCGGAAGTTCAGCATCAAAAAAATCTGGTGCTGGAAAATATAAGGGCACAGGAAGAAGAACGTAAAAGAATTGCGGTCATGATTCATGATGATATTGGAAACCGGCTCAACATCCTTTCCCTGTGGCTCAATAACCTGGATACCAAAGGAGATGAACTGATCAGGAAAAATATAGCCGCGCAGATGTCTTCCCTCATCGATGCAGCCAGGACCATTTCCCATTCATTATATCCGGTGAACCTGGATTCTGTTGGCCTGGTCCTGTATATAGAGGAACTTATAGCCAATTTGTCCAACAGGATTAATATTTCACTCAATGTTGGGCCTAAATACAAAAAAAAGAATATCTTTATAGAGGTGCAATTATACCGGATTATTCAGGAGTTTACCACAAATGTCCTGAAACATTCCGAAGCGACAAGAGTCTGGATCTACATCAAGGATAACCCCGGTAACCTATCTGTGGTGATTTCGGATAACGGACAGAGTTTTGAATACGAAGCCGTAAAAAAAGGCATGGGTATCAAAAATATCGAATCCCGCATCAAGTCTATGAATGCATTACACAAATGGAAAAATATTATGAATAAAGGAAGCCGTTTAATCATTAAAATTCCATATGCTAATGAATCCTCCTATCAAGATAGCCCTGATTGA
- a CDS encoding DUF5715 family protein, which translates to MKKVLFAVLLSGFGSLSDAQVSKKKLPCYDLKQIMKVEVTPLYKPHLDAARSFGVKLLEDASMVQKYIANGKLKKIKKTGKGYRIQKLDYSRPYMVSKAKSMLEKMGARFSKETGGHTFTVSSLTRTLEDQCRLRRVNANAAIGISSHNYGNSFDISYIRFNDVLKYNPKMEIALEKVLQYYLKKGMILYIKEKQQSCYHITIRNY; encoded by the coding sequence ATGAAAAAAGTCTTGTTTGCTGTCCTGTTATCCGGTTTTGGCAGCCTTTCAGATGCTCAGGTATCTAAAAAAAAGCTCCCATGTTACGATCTGAAGCAAATAATGAAAGTGGAAGTTACTCCGCTGTACAAACCGCATCTGGATGCGGCAAGAAGTTTTGGCGTCAAGCTGCTGGAAGATGCATCCATGGTTCAGAAATATATTGCCAACGGAAAGCTGAAGAAGATAAAGAAAACGGGGAAGGGGTACAGGATACAGAAACTGGATTACAGCAGGCCCTACATGGTGAGCAAGGCTAAAAGCATGCTGGAAAAGATGGGAGCCAGGTTCAGTAAAGAAACCGGTGGCCATACTTTTACCGTTTCTTCCCTGACACGGACACTGGAAGACCAGTGCCGGCTGAGGCGGGTTAATGCCAATGCAGCTATCGGCATCAGTTCGCACAACTACGGAAACTCATTTGATATTTCCTATATACGGTTCAATGATGTGCTGAAGTACAATCCCAAAATGGAAATTGCCCTGGAAAAAGTTCTTCAATATTACCTCAAAAAAGGGATGATCCTGTACATCAAGGAAAAGCAGCAAAGCTGCTACCATATTACAATAAGAAATTATTAA
- the aqpZ gene encoding aquaporin Z, with the protein MTKKLFAEFFGTFWLVFGGCGSAVFAAGVPDLGIGLLGVALAFGLSVLTMAYAVGHISGGHFNPAVSFGLLFGGRFPAKELIPYIIAQCIGAIAAAGCLYIILNGAGPTHFTKPGDFATNFYGEAVYNGKAFSMGAAFLAEFLLTAFFLIIIMGSTDRWANGKFAGIAIGLALTLIHLISIPITNTSVNPARSLSQAIFVGGEAISQLWLFWVAPIAGGITGGLVYRYLIQNHAEEKV; encoded by the coding sequence ATGACAAAAAAATTATTTGCCGAATTCTTCGGCACGTTCTGGCTGGTATTCGGAGGTTGTGGCAGCGCCGTTTTTGCTGCCGGTGTTCCTGATCTGGGAATCGGCCTTTTGGGTGTTGCTCTTGCTTTCGGGCTTAGTGTACTTACAATGGCTTATGCCGTTGGGCATATCTCCGGCGGACATTTCAATCCTGCAGTTTCTTTTGGTTTACTCTTCGGAGGAAGGTTTCCGGCTAAGGAGCTCATTCCTTACATTATTGCGCAGTGTATCGGTGCTATTGCCGCTGCAGGATGCCTGTACATCATCCTGAACGGAGCAGGTCCCACCCATTTTACCAAACCGGGCGATTTTGCTACTAATTTTTATGGCGAAGCTGTTTACAATGGTAAGGCGTTTAGTATGGGAGCCGCCTTTCTGGCTGAATTCCTTCTGACTGCTTTCTTCCTTATCATTATCATGGGATCTACGGACCGCTGGGCCAACGGAAAATTTGCCGGAATAGCCATAGGGCTGGCATTAACCCTGATCCATCTGATTTCTATTCCGATTACCAATACATCGGTGAATCCGGCACGGTCCCTTTCGCAGGCAATATTTGTGGGCGGAGAGGCCATTTCCCAGTTATGGCTGTTCTGGGTAGCTCCGATTGCAGGAGGAATTACAGGAGGACTTGTTTACAGGTACCTGATTCAGAACCATGCCGAAGAAAAAGTTTAG
- a CDS encoding LuxE/PaaK family acyltransferase translates to MNQIFDIRTEQEFLNAALEIFRYQYDHVDVYRKFVDYLKINPDDVTELSKIPFLPIEMFKNHFVSDQQVLPELYFQSSGTTRMNLSKHYIADENLYRESIEKSFGQFIGPPEDYIFLGLLPSYLERQNSSLIYMVDYLMTKSDKPENGYFLYNHSELLDLLNTLTDRKVILFGVSFALLDFLDYCAAHPEDKILKPSEQLIVIETGGMKGRKEEMTKDELLSILQQGFKTDRIYSEYSMTELLSQAYSLGKNEYRCPNWMKILIRNAEDPFAYEKEGRTGAINIIDLANIHSCAFIATQDLGKAEEDRFQVLGRIDHSDIRGCSLLVSGQ, encoded by the coding sequence ATGAACCAGATATTCGATATCAGAACAGAACAGGAATTTTTAAATGCCGCACTGGAAATTTTTCGTTATCAATATGACCATGTTGATGTATACAGGAAATTTGTGGACTACCTGAAGATCAACCCGGATGACGTAACAGAGCTGTCAAAAATACCTTTTCTGCCGATAGAAATGTTCAAGAATCATTTTGTTTCAGACCAGCAGGTATTGCCGGAACTGTATTTCCAGAGTTCTGGTACAACCCGGATGAATCTTTCTAAACATTATATTGCAGATGAAAACCTGTACCGGGAAAGCATTGAGAAAAGTTTTGGGCAATTCATAGGGCCGCCCGAAGACTACATTTTCCTCGGATTGCTTCCCAGCTATCTCGAACGGCAAAACTCGTCGCTGATCTATATGGTGGATTATCTGATGACAAAGTCAGACAAGCCTGAAAACGGGTATTTTCTATACAACCATTCCGAACTTCTGGATCTGCTGAATACACTCACTGATAGGAAGGTCATTCTTTTTGGAGTTTCCTTTGCGCTGCTCGATTTTCTGGATTATTGTGCTGCTCATCCGGAAGACAAGATCTTAAAGCCATCCGAACAGCTGATCGTGATCGAAACCGGAGGTATGAAGGGCAGAAAAGAAGAAATGACCAAGGATGAGCTCCTCAGCATATTGCAGCAGGGCTTTAAAACAGATAGGATTTATTCTGAATATTCCATGACGGAACTGCTTTCCCAAGCCTATTCACTGGGAAAGAATGAATACCGCTGCCCCAATTGGATGAAAATCCTGATCCGGAATGCCGAAGACCCTTTCGCTTACGAAAAGGAGGGGAGGACAGGGGCTATTAACATCATTGACCTGGCTAATATCCACTCCTGTGCTTTTATTGCCACCCAGGATCTTGGAAAGGCCGAAGAAGACCGTTTTCAGGTATTGGGAAGGATAGACCATTCTGATATCAGAGGGTGTAGTTTGCTGGTGAGCGGGCAGTAA
- a CDS encoding UDP-2,3-diacylglucosamine diphosphatase yields the protein MLKTIINLEPGKKVYFASDQHFGAPDPKSSKVREEKFIRWMDGIKKDAQILFLMGDLFDFWHEWTYVIPKGYVRVLGKIAELKDSGVQIYFFVGNHDLWMKDYLEEEIGCTVFYQKQYFEISGKQFLLAHGDGLGPGDKGYKRMKKLFTNPLAQWAFKWLHPDIAMKIALYMSQKNKMISGEEDKEFLGEDKEFLVIYSKEKLKTMQIDYFIYGHRHLPMVLTLQDKAKYINLGDWISYYTYGVFEQEFELKTFDEA from the coding sequence GTGTTAAAGACCATCATCAATTTAGAACCCGGGAAAAAGGTTTATTTTGCATCAGACCAGCATTTCGGAGCTCCGGATCCTAAATCAAGCAAGGTACGGGAAGAGAAGTTCATCCGGTGGATGGATGGGATCAAGAAGGATGCGCAGATTCTTTTCCTTATGGGTGATCTGTTTGATTTCTGGCATGAATGGACGTACGTAATTCCGAAAGGATATGTAAGGGTCCTGGGAAAAATCGCGGAACTGAAGGACAGCGGCGTACAGATTTACTTTTTTGTTGGCAACCATGACCTGTGGATGAAGGATTACCTGGAAGAAGAGATCGGATGTACCGTATTCTATCAGAAACAGTATTTTGAAATCAGCGGGAAGCAGTTCCTGCTGGCGCATGGTGACGGGCTCGGTCCCGGTGATAAAGGGTATAAGCGGATGAAGAAATTATTCACGAATCCCCTGGCCCAGTGGGCATTCAAATGGCTGCACCCGGATATTGCCATGAAGATTGCATTGTATATGTCCCAGAAGAATAAAATGATTTCAGGGGAAGAGGATAAAGAGTTTCTGGGTGAGGATAAAGAATTCCTGGTCATATATTCCAAGGAAAAGCTGAAAACAATGCAGATTGATTATTTTATCTATGGGCACCGGCATCTTCCTATGGTCCTTACCCTGCAGGATAAAGCAAAATACATTAATCTGGGCGATTGGATCTCATACTATACGTATGGGGTTTTTGAACAGGAGTTTGAGCTGAAAACTTTTGATGAAGCATAA
- a CDS encoding 6-pyruvoyl trahydropterin synthase family protein produces MIRITKIFTFETAHVLYNYDGKCKNMHGHSYKLFVTVKGRPINDLENPKNGMVVDFGDIKSIVKSEIVDVWDHAVLVNALSPHKELGNNLEEQGHKVIYCTFQPTCENMLYAIAAKIKSKLPAGISLAYLKLHETENSYGEWFAEDNQ; encoded by the coding sequence ATGATACGTATTACAAAAATTTTTACATTTGAAACCGCCCATGTATTGTACAATTACGACGGTAAATGTAAAAATATGCACGGGCACTCCTATAAACTGTTCGTAACGGTGAAGGGAAGGCCTATCAATGATCTGGAGAACCCCAAAAACGGGATGGTAGTGGATTTCGGTGATATTAAAAGCATCGTAAAATCTGAAATAGTGGATGTGTGGGATCATGCGGTTCTTGTCAATGCGCTTTCCCCTCACAAAGAACTCGGGAACAACCTTGAAGAACAGGGGCATAAAGTGATCTACTGCACCTTCCAGCCTACCTGTGAAAATATGCTGTATGCCATTGCAGCCAAGATAAAATCAAAACTTCCGGCCGGTATCAGCCTGGCATACCTTAAGCTTCACGAAACGGAAAACTCCTACGGCGAGTGGTTTGCAGAGGATAATCAGTAA
- a CDS encoding acyl-CoA thioesterase yields MSLIFEKQITVTQAHIDGNNHVNNVQYVHWVAEIAGEHWDLVKHATAYPDDVWMLLDHHISYKKQVYHGDVITVRTYPKPPEGVRQPRKVEFYCNDQLVVDSETWWVLINKETQRIRRLENDWLEKL; encoded by the coding sequence ATGAGCCTCATTTTTGAAAAGCAGATCACAGTAACGCAAGCCCATATCGATGGAAATAATCATGTTAACAACGTTCAGTATGTACATTGGGTAGCAGAAATTGCCGGGGAGCACTGGGACTTGGTCAAACATGCAACAGCATATCCTGATGACGTCTGGATGCTTCTCGATCATCATATAAGTTACAAAAAGCAGGTGTATCATGGTGATGTGATTACCGTGAGAACCTATCCCAAGCCTCCGGAAGGAGTCAGGCAGCCCAGGAAAGTGGAATTTTACTGCAATGATCAGCTTGTTGTTGATTCTGAAACGTGGTGGGTTCTCATCAATAAGGAGACCCAGAGAATCAGGAGGCTGGAAAATGACTGGCTCGAAAAGCTGTAA
- the aceA gene encoding isocitrate lyase, which produces MKTRQDQILEIEKDWLENPRWSGIKRPYTAEDVLKLRGSYKLDYTIATEMAGKFWNQLNQQEYVAGLGALTGNQAVQEVDAGLEAIYLSGWQVAADANLSGEMYPDQSLYPANSVPSVVKKINNALLRADQIQSVNGGGEKEYLVPIVADAEAGFGGNLNAYELMKQMIEAGAAAVHFEDQLSSAKKCGHLGGKVLVPTQEAVNKLISARLAADVLGVPTLIIARTDADAADLLTSDIDERDKKFLTGERTFEGFFVVRNGLEQGIDRGLSYAPYADLIWMETSNPDLEQARRFAEGIHAKFPGKMLAYNCSPSFNWAARLSEEEMLNFREELAKMGYKFQFITLAGFHALNTAMFELALAYKEKGMAGYSELQEREFALQQRGFRAVKHQSFVGTGYFDEIQNIVTSGSSATVAMKDSTETAQFH; this is translated from the coding sequence ATGAAAACAAGACAAGATCAAATCCTGGAAATAGAAAAGGACTGGCTTGAAAATCCTCGCTGGAGCGGGATAAAAAGGCCGTATACAGCTGAAGATGTTCTGAAACTTCGGGGGTCCTATAAATTAGATTATACCATTGCGACTGAAATGGCCGGGAAATTTTGGAACCAACTGAATCAACAGGAGTATGTGGCAGGATTGGGAGCTCTAACAGGAAATCAGGCTGTTCAGGAGGTAGATGCCGGCCTGGAAGCCATTTACCTTTCGGGATGGCAGGTGGCTGCGGATGCCAATTTATCCGGTGAGATGTATCCCGACCAGTCTCTGTATCCTGCCAACTCAGTGCCTTCTGTGGTCAAGAAAATTAATAATGCTTTATTGAGGGCAGACCAGATCCAATCCGTAAATGGGGGAGGAGAGAAAGAATATCTGGTTCCGATCGTGGCAGATGCAGAAGCCGGATTTGGCGGAAACCTCAATGCGTATGAATTAATGAAACAGATGATTGAAGCCGGAGCTGCGGCCGTGCATTTTGAAGACCAGCTGTCTTCTGCCAAAAAATGCGGCCATCTGGGAGGGAAAGTGCTGGTACCGACTCAGGAAGCGGTCAATAAGCTGATTTCTGCCCGTTTAGCGGCGGATGTCCTGGGCGTGCCGACCCTGATTATCGCACGAACGGATGCGGATGCCGCAGATTTGTTAACGTCTGATATTGATGAAAGGGATAAGAAATTTCTGACAGGGGAAAGAACTTTCGAAGGCTTTTTTGTAGTGAGAAACGGATTGGAGCAGGGAATTGACCGGGGCCTGTCTTACGCTCCGTACGCAGACCTGATCTGGATGGAAACCTCAAACCCGGATCTGGAACAGGCCAGAAGATTTGCAGAAGGAATTCATGCGAAATTTCCCGGAAAAATGCTGGCATATAACTGTTCGCCTTCTTTTAACTGGGCGGCAAGGCTTTCTGAAGAGGAGATGCTCAATTTCCGTGAAGAGCTGGCAAAAATGGGGTATAAATTCCAGTTTATAACCCTGGCCGGTTTCCATGCTCTGAATACGGCTATGTTTGAGCTTGCTCTGGCATACAAAGAAAAAGGAATGGCCGGTTATTCTGAACTGCAGGAACGTGAGTTTGCTTTGCAGCAGAGAGGATTCAGGGCGGTGAAGCATCAGTCTTTCGTGGGTACAGGATATTTTGATGAGATCCAGAATATCGTTACGAGCGGTTCTTCAGCAACCGTCGCGATGAAAGATTCTACAGAGACGGCGCAATTTCATTAG
- the aceB gene encoding malate synthase A, which produces METKTQLKIKAQEKFEEVFTNDLTDFLVELHRNFNQKRLELLKYREKAQNEFDAGVLPGFLPETEEIRDGSWICAPLPEDLLDRRVEITGPVDRKMIINALNSGALTFMADFEDSNSPTWKNCMEGQLNLSDAVNRCIDFNNEQGKSYQLGKNTAVLMVRPRGLHLNEKHIEINGEQASASLIDFGIYFFRNAEQLLKNGSGPYFYLPKLEHYKEARWWNDVFVFAQDYLGIPKGTVKATVLIETITASFQIDEILFELKDHSAGLNCGRWDYIFSFIKKFRNLPGYMVPDRDQVTMASPFMSAYSKRVIEICHKRNVHAIGGMAAQIPIKNDYEANSIAFGKVRADKEREVKNGHDGTWVAHPALVSVAKDIFDQFMPLKNQIHNKFDYQIIEKDLLEVPKGEITEKGVRKNINVGILYLESWLMGVGAAAIYNLMEDAATAEISRTQLWQWLKNDAILDDDRKLTRAMVLQWEFEELERIEKYVGEERFRNGKFNLAKELFNELIFCEKFEEFLTLKAYPFI; this is translated from the coding sequence ATGGAAACCAAGACTCAGTTAAAAATAAAAGCTCAGGAAAAGTTTGAGGAGGTATTTACAAATGATTTGACAGATTTTCTGGTAGAACTCCATCGAAATTTCAATCAGAAAAGACTGGAACTCTTAAAATATAGAGAAAAAGCTCAAAATGAGTTTGATGCCGGCGTCCTTCCCGGATTTTTGCCCGAAACCGAAGAAATCCGAGACGGAAGCTGGATCTGTGCACCTCTTCCCGAAGATCTTTTGGACAGGAGAGTGGAAATTACCGGGCCTGTTGACCGCAAAATGATTATCAATGCCCTTAACTCGGGTGCGCTGACCTTTATGGCAGATTTTGAAGACAGCAATTCTCCTACCTGGAAAAACTGCATGGAAGGGCAGCTTAATCTCTCCGATGCGGTTAACCGATGCATTGATTTTAATAACGAACAGGGTAAATCTTATCAGCTTGGTAAAAACACCGCTGTCTTAATGGTCCGTCCGCGGGGCCTGCATTTAAATGAAAAGCATATTGAGATTAATGGTGAGCAGGCTTCAGCCTCTTTAATTGATTTCGGAATTTATTTTTTCAGGAATGCTGAGCAGTTGCTGAAGAACGGAAGCGGTCCCTATTTTTATCTTCCAAAACTGGAGCATTATAAAGAAGCCCGGTGGTGGAATGATGTTTTCGTCTTTGCCCAGGATTACCTCGGGATTCCGAAGGGAACTGTAAAAGCGACGGTTTTGATTGAAACCATAACCGCTTCTTTTCAGATCGACGAAATTCTGTTTGAATTGAAAGACCACAGTGCCGGCCTGAATTGCGGGCGATGGGATTACATTTTTTCATTCATTAAAAAATTCAGGAATCTTCCCGGATATATGGTGCCGGACCGAGATCAGGTAACCATGGCTTCACCTTTTATGAGTGCTTATTCAAAAAGGGTGATTGAGATCTGCCATAAGAGGAATGTTCATGCTATCGGCGGAATGGCAGCACAGATTCCTATTAAAAATGATTACGAAGCGAACAGCATTGCTTTTGGGAAGGTGCGCGCAGACAAGGAGCGGGAAGTGAAGAACGGGCATGACGGAACCTGGGTAGCCCATCCGGCTTTGGTATCTGTGGCCAAAGATATTTTCGACCAATTCATGCCGTTGAAAAACCAGATCCATAACAAATTTGATTATCAGATCATCGAAAAAGACCTGCTTGAGGTCCCTAAAGGTGAAATCACGGAAAAAGGAGTTCGTAAGAACATTAATGTAGGAATTCTTTATCTGGAATCCTGGTTGATGGGAGTGGGGGCTGCGGCAATTTATAATTTGATGGAAGATGCGGCAACCGCTGAAATTTCAAGAACACAGCTATGGCAATGGCTGAAAAACGATGCGATTTTGGATGATGACCGCAAGCTGACCAGGGCAATGGTCCTTCAGTGGGAATTCGAGGAGCTGGAACGAATCGAAAAGTATGTGGGGGAGGAACGTTTCAGAAACGGAAAATTCAACCTCGCCAAAGAGCTCTTCAATGAACTGATCTTCTGCGAAAAATTTGAGGAGTTTTTAACATTGAAGGCTTATCCGTTTATTTAA
- a CDS encoding helix-turn-helix domain-containing protein, with translation MNHESDYIKTVFGLKLKQQRQKKNWSLQDLAVKTGMSKSYLNEIENGKKYPKHDKIIQISEALNCTFDDLVSTKLDKSLMPFNEILQSDFFKEIPLELFGINKNNLISIISDAPKKVTAFINALIEISQNYNLGKERFYFAVLRSFQELYDNYFPEIEEKAIQFAQENQMEISKNLQSEVLENILTGKFNYTIRSEDFERYGTLDHLRSLFIPEKMLLLLNRKLEKDQKTFILAKEVGFNVLELKNRPNTYSWLDFGSFEEILNNFYASYFAGALLISKEKIKERTAEFFLQNIWNPSGFERLTEHFTQSPETFYYRLTNILSSELGIKDLFYLCLVKKNHSDKIQILKELHLNHQQAPHANATNEHYCRRWIAVKNLHHLKENETLTDAQISHYKDQGTSYLVISTSQKNPFSDGSNRSYCLGILLNTQTIRKINFIKSPTLKTINVGVTCESCSVADCQVRQAPPIRLEKEYFNSNMKNAIEKIRKDF, from the coding sequence ATGAATCATGAAAGTGACTATATCAAGACGGTTTTCGGGCTTAAACTAAAGCAGCAGAGGCAAAAGAAAAACTGGTCTCTCCAGGATCTTGCCGTGAAGACCGGTATGTCAAAATCCTATCTTAATGAAATTGAGAATGGTAAAAAATATCCTAAGCATGACAAAATCATTCAGATTTCGGAAGCGCTGAACTGCACCTTCGATGATCTGGTCTCTACGAAGCTCGACAAAAGCCTGATGCCGTTCAATGAAATCCTGCAATCAGATTTTTTTAAGGAAATTCCTCTTGAACTTTTCGGAATCAACAAAAACAACCTCATCAGCATCATCAGTGATGCCCCGAAAAAAGTAACGGCATTCATCAATGCCCTGATTGAAATTTCTCAGAATTACAACCTGGGGAAAGAACGGTTTTATTTTGCAGTTCTACGTTCGTTTCAGGAACTTTATGATAATTATTTCCCTGAAATCGAAGAAAAAGCAATACAGTTTGCACAGGAAAACCAGATGGAAATCAGTAAAAACCTGCAATCTGAAGTTTTAGAAAACATTTTGACCGGAAAGTTTAATTATACCATCCGGTCTGAAGATTTTGAACGATACGGAACACTGGATCATCTCCGGTCCCTGTTTATTCCTGAAAAAATGCTGTTGCTCCTGAACCGAAAATTGGAAAAAGACCAGAAGACCTTCATCCTCGCTAAGGAAGTCGGATTTAATGTCCTGGAACTAAAAAATCGTCCCAATACCTATTCATGGCTGGATTTTGGAAGTTTTGAGGAAATTTTAAACAATTTTTATGCATCTTACTTTGCCGGTGCTTTATTAATATCCAAAGAAAAAATTAAGGAAAGGACGGCAGAATTTTTTCTGCAAAACATATGGAATCCGTCTGGTTTTGAACGGTTAACCGAACATTTCACCCAATCTCCCGAAACCTTTTATTACCGCCTTACCAATATACTTTCTTCCGAATTGGGAATTAAGGATTTGTTTTACCTGTGCCTGGTTAAAAAGAACCATTCAGATAAAATCCAGATCCTAAAGGAGCTGCATCTGAACCATCAGCAAGCTCCGCATGCCAATGCCACCAACGAACATTACTGCCGAAGATGGATTGCCGTTAAAAACCTGCACCACCTGAAAGAAAATGAAACGCTGACAGACGCGCAGATTTCCCATTACAAAGACCAGGGCACAAGCTACCTGGTGATTTCGACATCTCAAAAGAATCCGTTCTCCGATGGAAGCAACAGAAGTTATTGCCTGGGGATTTTATTGAATACACAAACGATCAGAAAGATTAACTTCATCAAATCGCCCACCTTGAAAACCATTAATGTGGGCGTAACCTGTGAATCCTGCAGCGTCGCAGATTGCCAAGTGAGACAGGCCCCTCCCATCCGGCTTGAAAAGGAATACTTCAACTCTAATATGAAAAATGCAATTGAAAAAATCCGAAAAGATTTCTAG
- a CDS encoding ComF family protein yields the protein MMLDLLFPNRCLECNRIIEADLLVCNLCFSQIHFTHFDYFGHNLLKERCRLLFPVEHAFALMQFEKENLSRKIVHELKYRNREKTGKIIAGWIPQHLDFKNKKPDLLVSVPLHPRKQRERGYNQLHTFTDALSKFYGIPADHSLIKRNHYSKAQALKDKQHRLQAENTFSLTRNITGQHILLIDDVFTTGNTLATIAWEILNRPGNTVSVLVMAMDE from the coding sequence ATGATGCTAGACCTCTTATTTCCTAACCGCTGCCTGGAATGCAACAGGATTATCGAAGCCGATCTTCTGGTATGCAATCTATGTTTCAGCCAGATTCACTTTACCCATTTCGACTATTTTGGGCATAATCTCCTCAAGGAAAGGTGCCGGCTGCTTTTTCCGGTTGAGCACGCCTTTGCCCTTATGCAATTTGAAAAAGAAAATCTAAGCCGTAAAATCGTTCACGAGCTCAAATACAGGAACCGGGAAAAGACAGGGAAAATCATTGCAGGATGGATCCCACAACACCTCGACTTTAAAAACAAAAAGCCCGACCTGCTGGTAAGCGTGCCGCTCCATCCCAGGAAACAGAGGGAAAGAGGCTACAACCAGCTCCATACATTTACTGATGCTTTGTCTAAATTCTACGGTATCCCCGCCGATCACAGCCTTATTAAAAGGAACCATTATTCAAAGGCACAGGCCCTGAAAGACAAACAGCACCGCCTGCAGGCAGAAAATACTTTTTCTTTGACCCGGAACATTACCGGGCAACACATCCTTCTTATTGATGATGTATTCACCACCGGAAATACGCTGGCCACTATTGCCTGGGAAATCTTAAACAGGCCCGGCAATACGGTGAGTGTGCTGGTGATGGCGATGGATGAATGA